The genomic interval CACGGCTGTGCCGAAGCTCGCCAGGGTGATGTTCGCGAGGCTGCCGGTGGACTCGGCGCCCAGCAGGTCGACGACGCGGCCCTGGTCCTCGACCCGGCGGCGCCCACCTGCGGCCAGCCAGCGTCGCAGCGATTCCTCGGCGAGCATCCGCCGCCCGACCGAGAACAGCCACGCCGCCAGACACAGCAGACCGAACACGGTCAGCAGGCCGCCACCCAGCGTCGCCGCCGAATCGATGACGCTCTCGCCGGCCGCGCCGTACGTCCTCTGCTCGCAATGGCGGCAGGGCTGGCGCAGCATGACCCCGAGCATGAAGATCGCAGCCCCCAGGCCGAGGAGCCAGCCCAGCGCAGTCACCCAGAAGCCTCCACGTGCGCCGGTGCGCACCATGTGCGGCAGCTCGGCGACGGGCAGCGTCTTGCGGATCGCACGATCGGCATGGTCAGCGCGCGGTGCCTGCCTCTTCCATGCCGCGCGCAGCGCGTCGAGACGCTCGACCTGCGCGGGCTCGTAGCGCCGCCCGAAGACAGTCATGACGTAGCCGATCCCGAACAGCCCGGCCACGACCGCCGTGATGATCAGACTGATCACGAAGCTGTCGAAGTTCTCCCCCGCCATGTAGATCGACAAGCACACGCACAGCGCGAGCAGCCCGCCCGCGATCCAGCAGACGAGCACGCCGGCGTCGCGCAGCATCTTCGCCGGCGGCGTCTTCAGTCCCTCGCGCACCGCTCGCGGCGGCACCGATGTCGGATGCTGTCGCGCCAGTTCCTCCACGGCGGCGAACGTCGCGAACCGGCCGGCGATCAGGACCGCGGGCCAGGCGATCGCCATCACACCCCAGCTGATCAGCACCGGGCCCATGGATGCCCGGAACAGAGCGTCGAAGTCGAGATCGACGCCCAGCAGGTCGAGCACGCCGGTCTCCTCGATCACGATCGCCAGCACCAGCACGCCCAGGAACGTGGTGATCGAGCCCATGGTGAGCCCGGCCACAGTGTGGAACAGGCCGTTCGTCACCTGCAGACCGGGCGATTGGATCTCTCTGACCCGTGGTTCGTCGGGGTCAGTGGCGCGGTCGTCGGAGTGCGCGGGTTGGTCAGTCATCAGCATCCGACCGGCCGTCGCGCGCCTCTTGGTCGCGACGGGCGCGGGTCTGCTCTGCACGCGAGGCCAGCAGCTCGTCGGCGGGGTACCCGACCTCGGCCAGAGTGAGACCGCGGGCGGGCAGCACCTTGAACGCGCTGGTGCGGGTGAGCTCATCGCGCAGCCGCACGACGTCGTCGACCGACAGCTTGCCCTCCCCCACCGCCGCGCAGGCGCCGACGAGCGCCCGCACCATGCTGTGGCAGAACGCGTCGGCCTTCACCTCGGCAACGAGGACGCCGTCGGCGTCGCGCGTCCAGCGGTAGTCGAGCAGCGTGCGGATCGTCGTCGCCTCCTCGCGCGGCTTGCAGTATGCGGCGAAGTCGTGCAGCCCGATGAGGGTGCGCGCAGCGGCATCCATCTGCAATGCGTCGAGGTCTGCACGCACCGTCGTCGTGTCGTTGCGACGCATCGGGTCGTATCCGACGGCATTGTCGGCGAGGCGGTAGCGGTAGCGCCGCCACACGGCCGAGAAGCGCGCGTCGAAACCCTCGGGTGCGACAGAGGTGCGGGTCACCGTCACATCGGGGTAGTTGCCGAGAACGCCTCGGATGCGACGGGCGAGCGACCCTGCAGGATCGGATGCCGCCTGCCCGTGCCTCGTCTGCACGCGCGCCCACTGGTCGGCGTCGAGATCGACGTGCGCGACCTGGTCGGCGGCGTGCACTCCGGCATCCGTCCGCCCGGCGACGACGAGCCGCGCCTCGGAGCCGACGATGCGGGCCAGCGCCGTCTCGAGTGTGCCCTGCACGGTGCGCAGCCCAGGCTGGGTCGCCCAGCCGCGGAAATGAGTGCCGTCATAGGCGATGTCCAGGCGAATGCGCACGGACCCAGCCTAGGGTCTCGGTCAGCTTTGCCCTGTCTGCAGCGGATTACTGATGACTCGGCGTGCGCACGGCGTGTCGCCGGGTGGACACGCCGCACGAGCACCGGATCATCAGTGATTCGGTACGCGGAACTCGTCGGCAACGCGGGCGTCAACAGGAGTACGGTCGGCCATGAGAGGGGTCGCCATGACTGGTCAGCATCCGCACCACGTGCCAGCACCGGGTGAGCCGAGCGTTCCGGAGCTCGAGATCGACGAGACCGTAGCGCCGCGCCCCGAAGAGGAGGCGGCCGATCTGGCCCGCGCCGTGCCCGACACCGCCGACCACAGTCACGACTGATCTCGCCCAGTGCCCGCCCCCCGGCCTGGAAATCCCAGACCAAACGCCGTGCGCTCGGCGTGCCAGGGTTCGACACACCGTGCCAGCACCGGATGGTCTGAGATTCCCGACGCGTGGAACTGCAATCAGGTCGGTAAACCCCTGCACACACGTCAGCCGACGGCGACCTTGGGCTTCGCCCAGGACCTCCCCCGGGTGTCCTTCAGAATCGTGTACTCGACGTCGACGTGCGGCTCGATCGCGCTGTACTTGTCGTTCGGCGCGCCGATCACCAGCTGGAAGCCCAGCCCGCGCCAGGCCCCGATCGCACGCCGAGTGAAGTGCGCGTCGGCCTTGATGAGGGCCTCGTCCATGAACACCGGGGCGTAGCGCGGACGCTCGGCGCCGGCATCCCCCAGCTGATATCTCAGGGCCGCACCGACGATGAACGCCACCAGCTCCTGCGACTCGCCACCCGACTTCTCGCCGATGTGGTCGTACAGCGCGACATGCTCGCGAGTCTCGGCGAGCACCCGCTCGGCGCTGACTCGCACGTGGTTGCGCACGTCGATCAGCTCGGCGAAGTCGGGCGCGGTGCGACGCATGCGCGTGATCAGCCGGCTCATCTTGCGGTAGGCGGTCTCACGTTCCTCATCAGTGGATGCTGCCTCGATCAGCCCGCGGACCTCACGCAGATCGCGGCGGAATCTCTTGCGCGCCTCGGACTGGTTCTCACGCGGCGTGATCTGCAGTCGGTGATCGTCGTCGTAGAACGGCAGCTCCGCCATGATCCGGTTGATCGGATCGATGCGGTCTTTGATCTCGCGCACCGAGCGGCTGAGCGTCGAATCCAGGCTGGTCAGATCGTTA from Microbacterium sp. H1-D42 carries:
- the truA gene encoding tRNA pseudouridine(38-40) synthase TruA, producing MRIRLDIAYDGTHFRGWATQPGLRTVQGTLETALARIVGSEARLVVAGRTDAGVHAADQVAHVDLDADQWARVQTRHGQAASDPAGSLARRIRGVLGNYPDVTVTRTSVAPEGFDARFSAVWRRYRYRLADNAVGYDPMRRNDTTTVRADLDALQMDAAARTLIGLHDFAAYCKPREEATTIRTLLDYRWTRDADGVLVAEVKADAFCHSMVRALVGACAAVGEGKLSVDDVVRLRDELTRTSAFKVLPARGLTLAEVGYPADELLASRAEQTRARRDQEARDGRSDADD